In the Piliocolobus tephrosceles isolate RC106 unplaced genomic scaffold, ASM277652v3 unscaffolded_1203, whole genome shotgun sequence genome, AAGTTGGAGATGAAACCAGATTCTACGAAGATACTTTATTAGGCAAAACCACACactaaaaaacactttaaaatgcaTCAGGAGAGGTGAAGACACAAGTGTGTAGTGACACATGACTGTCAGAACACACTAAAGAATCCAGTTTCCCTCCTTTacccagaaaaagaaagttctagGCCACCTCCTCCTCAACACACTCAAACTCCTCCTGCTTGGCTGTGGCATCCTCCTGTTCTTGATACTGTTTGGCTAAGTAGTTGATGTTGCTCTAGGCCTCAATGAAATCTATCTCGTCCATTCCCTCACCTGTGTACCAGTGGAGGTAGGCCCTGCGCCTGAACATTGCTGTAAACTGCTCTGAGACACGCTTGAAGAGTTCCTTGATGGCCGTGTTATTCCCAATAGCAACAGCCGAAGATTTTAGGCCCCAGAGTGGGATGTTACAGAAGGCTGTTTTAATGCCACCGGGGAGCTGGTCAGCAAAGTtgcaactatttttattttgaaagttgaGCATTTGTTCCTTCACCTCCCTCAGGCATATTCGCCCCCTGAAAATGGCAGCTGCCGTTAGGTAGCTGCCATGACAGGGGTCGCAGGCTGTCATATGCCTAGTATCAAACATCTGCTGGGTAAGCTCAGCCACGGACAGGGCTGGGTACTGCTGGCTGCCCTGGCAGGTCAGTGGGGCAAAGCTAGGCATGAAGAAATGCAGGTGGGGAAATGGGACCATGTTCAGGGCCAGCTGCTGCAGGTTAGCATTCAGCTGGGCTGGGAAGTGCAGGCACGTGGTGACCCCACTCATGGTAGCAGACGCCAGGTGGTTCAGATCACCATAGGTGGGTGTGGGCAGTTTTAGGGTGCTATCGCAGATGTCCAGTAAGGCTTCATTATCTAAATAGAATGTCCCATGTGAGTTTTCTATGAGCTCATGAAATGACAGTGTTGTATTATAGGGCTCCACGACGGTGTGTGACACCTTGGGCAAGGGCAGGACACTGAATATGTTTATGATCTTGTCTGCATACTCCTCCCAGATCTTACTAATAAGAAGTGTACCCATCCCAGACCCAGTCCCCCTACCCAGGGAGTAGATCAGCTGGAAACCCTGCAGGCAGTCACAGCTCTCAGCCTCCTTTCTGACAACGTCCATCACTGATTCCATCAGTTTCATGCCTTCTGTGTAGTGCCCCTTGGCCCAGATTTTTCCGGCCCCACACTGACCTGTAAGACAGTACAGCCAGTCACTCGATGGCCAAGTATACCATCATCAGTGGTCACCACCACAATGCAAAATGGGCCAAGCGTCACCTGTGAGATGAAAGCGCCATTCACCCTGGAGGTGGAGCAAATGAACCCCCCTCCCCCAGAGTTACAGGACAGCAGCTTCCCCTGTTAGAAATCAAGTCAGGAGTCAAACCTGAGACAGGCTAACAGAACCTCGCTGCAGGTGGCTCCTGCCCATTTTCAGGGAAGGCAGTAGCCACAGCCCCGGCTCAGCTCCCTGCAGGGAGTTTACATCAGTAGCTCCACACCTTGAGGAGACACCTGGGCCTTCCTCCCAAAACCCCTTTATGAGAGGCAGATTGAGCGACTTGGAGGATAGGAGGGTGTTCAGGGGCCCTGGCTCCACAGTTCCCACAGCGATGACCTTGGGGCATTCCTAGACTTTGAGCTACTCTGGCTAGGAGCCGCACCCCAGTCCTCACTCCCCGCAGCTCACCAAAGATGAAGTTGTCTGGCCTGAAGATCTGCCCCAAGGGCCCCGAGTGCACCGAGTTCATGGGGTCCGGCTCCAGATCCACGAGCACAGCACGGGGCATGTACCAGCCACCTGTGTGGGGCGGGAAGGCATTAGTGAGGGGAGGGCCACCATTCCCAGGAGGGCAATGGGAGAAGGACTGGGGTCTCACCCCTGGCCTCGTTGAAGTACACGTTGATGTGCTCCAGCTGCAGGTCGCTGTCCCCGTGGTAGGTGCCAGCAGAGTCGATGGCATGTTCATCAGAGATCACCTCCCAGAACTGCAAGAGATTGGAGGGGCCAGACAGGCCAGGGCTGAGTCATGGaggcctgggagctggaggcacCCCAGCTCCTCTCCTAGCTCCTCTTCCACCCCCAGCCTCATCCACATCCCCATCCCTAGCCTCTATGTCCC is a window encoding:
- the LOC111530753 gene encoding tubulin beta chain-like isoform X2, giving the protein MGEIMLMQIGQCGWYMPRAVLVDLEPDPMNSVHSGPLGQIFRPDNFIFGQCGAGKIWAKGHYTEGMKLMESVMDVVRKEAESCDCLQGFQLIYSLGRGTGSGMGTLLISKIWEEYADKIINIFSVLPLPKVSHTVVEPYNTTLSFHELIENSHGTFYLDNEALLDICDSTLKLPTPTYGDLNHLASATMSGVTTCLHFPAQLNANLQQLALNMVPFPHLHFFMPSFAPLTCQGSQQYPALSVAELTQQMFDTRHMTACDPCHGSYLTAAAIFRGRICLREVKEQMLNFQNKNSCNFADQLPGGIKTAFCNIPLWGLKSSAVAIGNNTAIKELFKRVSEQFTAMFRRRAYLHWYTGEGMDEIDFIEA
- the LOC111530753 gene encoding tubulin beta-8 chain-like isoform X4, with translation MGEIMLMQIGQCGNNIGTKFWEVISDEHAIDSAGTYHGDSDLQLEHINVYFNEARGGWYMPRAVLVDLEPDPMNSVHSGPLGQIFRPDNFIFGQCGAGKIWAKGHYTEGMKLMESVMDVVRKEVKEQMLNFQNKNSCNFADQLPGGIKTAFCNIPLWGLKSSAVAIGNNTAIKELFKRVSEQFTAMFRRRAYLHWYTGEGMDEIDFIEA
- the LOC111530753 gene encoding tubulin beta-8 chain-like isoform X1, which gives rise to MGEIMLMQIGQCGNNIGTKFWEVISDEHAIDSAGTYHGDSDLQLEHINVYFNEARGGWYMPRAVLVDLEPDPMNSVHSGPLGQIFRPDNFIFGQCGAGKIWAKGHYTEGMKLMESVMDVVRKEAESCDCLQGFQLIYSLGRGTGSGMGTLLISKIWEEYADKIINIFSVLPLPKVSHTVVEPYNTTLSFHELIENSHGTFYLDNEALLDICDSTLKLPTPTYGDLNHLASATMSGVTTCLHFPAQLNANLQQLALNMVPFPHLHFFMPSFAPLTCQGSQQYPALSVAELTQQMFDTRHMTACDPCHGSYLTAAAIFRGRICLREVKEQMLNFQNKNSCNFADQLPGGIKTAFCNIPLWGLKSSAVAIGNNTAIKELFKRVSEQFTAMFRRRAYLHWYTGEGMDEIDFIEA
- the LOC111530753 gene encoding tubulin beta-8 chain-like isoform X3, which gives rise to MGEIMLMQIGQCGNNIGTKFWEVISDEHAIDSAGTYHGDSDLQLEHINVYFNEARGGWYMPRAVLVDLEPDPMNSVHSGPLGQIFRPDNFIFGQCGAGKIWAKGHYTEGMKLMESVMDVVRKEAESCDCLQGFQLTTPTYGDLNHLASATMSGVTTCLHFPAQLNANLQQLALNMVPFPHLHFFMPSFAPLTCQGSQQYPALSVAELTQQMFDTRHMTACDPCHGSYLTAAAIFRGRICLREVKEQMLNFQNKNSCNFADQLPGGIKTAFCNIPLWGLKSSAVAIGNNTAIKELFKRVSEQFTAMFRRRAYLHWYTGEGMDEIDFIEA